Genomic DNA from Leucobacter triazinivorans:
GACCTTGTCAATGTCGCGCAGTCCGAGATCTACGGCGTGACGGGCGAGAGCCAGGGCGAGGACTACGTCCCGCTGCATCTGGCGGTCGACGCGGCCCTCGAGGAGATCAACAAGGCCAACGGCGCAGCCGACGGAATGCTCGGGGTGCCGACGGGCTTCAGCGAACTCGACGCGATGACCAACGGCTTCGCGGGAGGCCAGATGATCATCATCGCCGCGCGCCCCGCCATGGGCAAGTCGACGCTCGCGATGGACGTGGCGCGCAATGCCTCGGTGCACGCCAACGCCCCGACCGTGTTCTTCTCGCTCGAGATGGGGCGTGCGGAGATCGCCATGCGTCTCCTCGCCGCAGAGGCGAGTATTCCGATGCAGACCCTGCGCAAAGGCGCACTGGACAACCGGGATTTCCAGAAGCTCGCGGCCACCCAGGCGCGCGTCTCCGAGGCGCCGCTGTACATCGACGACAGCCCGAACCTGACGCTTGTCGAGATCCGCGCCAAGTGCCGGCGGCTCAAGCAGCAGCACGGTCTGCGCATGGTCGTGATCGACTACCTGCAGCTGCTCTCGAGCGGCAAGAAGTCCGAGAGCCGGCAGCAGGAGGTCAGCGAGTTCTCTCGTGCGCTGAAGCTCCTCTCCAAGGAGCTCGATGTGCCCGTCATCGCGCTATCGCAGCTCAACCGAGCGTCCGAGCAGCGCGCGGACAAGATGCCGGCTATCAGCGACCTGCGCGAGTCGGGCTCGCTCGAGCAAGACGCCGACATGGTGATCCTGCTCCATCGGGAGGCCGTGGGCGATCGCGACAGCCCGCGCGCCGGCGAGGCCGACTTCATCCTTGCGAAGCAGCGTAACGGTCCCACGGGCACCGTCACCGTCGCGTTCCAGGGCCACTACTCGCGCTTCCAGGACATGCCGCAGGGCGTCTGAGTGCATGCGCGTCTCCCGCGGTGCCGGCGGTCAGGAGCCGCCCACTCGGGCGCGATAGACTGGAAGACGAGGAAAGGGGAGTCATGGCTGCTGCGGTGACCGGCACTGGGCCGTCGACGACCCCCGAAGCCTCCGACCACGTCGCGCGGATGCCGCGCAGTGTGAGCCTGGTGCGCGTCGTCGTGCTGCTCGTCGCCGGTATCGTCATCGCGTTCACCGCGACACTGCACGAGCAGCTCGGCTTCGACCGGTCGGTGGCCGCGATCGCGCTGGGCGGGATCGCGCTCGCGCACCTGATCGAGTGGACCTCCCAGCGGTCGAGCGCTCCCGGAGCGGTGCCGCTGCTGCTCGCGATCGCCGCTGCCGCTGCCGCTGTCGTGCTGCCCTTCACCGCCACGGCGATCCTGTTCGCCTGCGTGATCTCGGCCTGGGCGCTCGTGAGTGCGCTGCTCGAGTTCATCGGCAGCGTCGTGCGTCCCGGCAGCCGGGCCGATGCCGCGCTGCTCGGCGCCTCGGGGATCCTGCTCGCGCTCCTGACGCTTCTGGTGCGCGAAGACCCCGTCGCCGTGCTCGGGTTCTTTGGCGCGTACACGATCATCGCGGGAGTCTTCTTGGGCATCTCCGCCTTCGATACGCGGCGCAGCGAACCCGCGCGACGCGACCGCTAGCACACCGATCCGACACGAAAGCAGACGATGAGCCAGTCTCCCGAGCCCACCGAGCAGGATCCCGTGACCCCGTCGCGCCGGGATCGCCTGCGCCCGCTGGAACTCGTCGGCTTCTCCGGGGTGCTCGGCGTGTTCGCCGGACTGATCGTGCTCATGGCGACCCGCGATTGGGTGCTCTCGCTCATCTTCCTGGCGGTCGGCTTCATCGTCTCGGTGATGATGGTGGCGCTCGTGGGGCTCGGCGGCAAGCCGAGCGCCGAGGATCTCGAGGCGCGCAAGGATCTGCGTCGCCCAGACGACACGAACTGGCACTGACGCGGGACCGGCCCGAGCGGCCGCACGTCTGCTCGTGCCGCCGCCCCCTCACCGTTCCCGCGTGCGGCGCGCGCGACGCTCGTTGGCCCGGTGCCTCGTCCAGGCGCGGGCGTCGCGGCTCGAGAGCGCGAGCAGCACCAGAATGTCCAGCGCAAGCGTGACGAGGGTGGTGCGCACGGTGATCTCCTCACCCATGGCGAAGTAGGCGATCGCCGAGACGGTGATACTCGTGGTGGCTCCGATCATCACGAAGATGCGGGCGCCGTTGCTGCCGCGCCAGACCGCCCAGGCCAGAGCCAGGAGCAGCAGCGCCCAGGCGCCCTCGACGCCGAGCACTACGCCGAGGGCCCACGCGGACTCGGCGGTCGTGAGCTCGAGCTCATCACGGATCGACGCCCACTCCCGCAGCAGGCCGACACTCCACAGCATGGCGCCTCCGGCGCGGAGCACCACCAGCGCGGCGCCCCCGGCGACGGAGGACGGGCGGGACGCGCGAGCGTGCGGCTGCGCGTCTCGCGCGAAGAGCGCCGCGGCGGGCTCGACCGCGGACCGCTTCCGCGGCTGCTCAATCACGGGTCGCCCCCTCTGGGAGTCCGCGCAGATCCAGGATCGGCAGATCCCCGTCCGTCCGTATGCTGTCGCCGCCGCCGTTGCGGGAGTGATAGCCCGTCGAGAAATCCGCCAGCAGCTCGACTCCGGCGGCATCGTTTGCGCCGATGACGGTCGCGACCACGTGGTCCCGCTCGACGTCGATGTCGGCGTCGATCTTGTGCGTGATCTGCAGCGTGAAGAGCGAGAAGCCGACTGCGCGATCGAAGGTGCCAGCTGCGAGCCAATCGACCCGGGCGCCGCCGGGCAGCAGCCATCCGTCCGGCGTGCGCCAGAAGCGCACGTGGTGCCGCTTCGCCGGATTCCCCGCGACCTCCTGCTGGTACGCGAAGTCCTGAATGCGTCCGAAGAGCAGCAGGGGGCTCACGGGCGCGCGCTCGTAGCTGCGCCGGGTGAGCGTCGAGGTGATGATGAGCCACGACGAGCGCAGCGTCACCGGGTCGGCGAGGATCCAACCCGCCTGCGTCATGGCGCGGTGCAGCTGGGCCTCGGAACCGCGGGCCGAGAGGTTGATGGGGTCGCCCAGCAGCCCGTCGCTCGTGCGAGTGCGGGCGATGAAGTAGTCGGGCACGTAGATCG
This window encodes:
- the dnaB gene encoding replicative DNA helicase produces the protein MSIAHLGIPDPFVEDAARGHERTPPYDLLAEQSALGGMLLSKDAVADVTGLLTGGDFYVPKHEVIYEAVLSLYSRGEPTDVITVTDELTKAGELQRAGGAEYLHTLTSIVPTAANASFYAEIVAEKALLRRLVEAGTRIVQMGYAGEGEAIDLVNVAQSEIYGVTGESQGEDYVPLHLAVDAALEEINKANGAADGMLGVPTGFSELDAMTNGFAGGQMIIIAARPAMGKSTLAMDVARNASVHANAPTVFFSLEMGRAEIAMRLLAAEASIPMQTLRKGALDNRDFQKLAATQARVSEAPLYIDDSPNLTLVEIRAKCRRLKQQHGLRMVVIDYLQLLSSGKKSESRQQEVSEFSRALKLLSKELDVPVIALSQLNRASEQRADKMPAISDLRESGSLEQDADMVILLHREAVGDRDSPRAGEADFILAKQRNGPTGTVTVAFQGHYSRFQDMPQGV
- a CDS encoding ABC transporter ATP-binding protein, whose translation is MSQSPEPTEQDPVTPSRRDRLRPLELVGFSGVLGVFAGLIVLMATRDWVLSLIFLAVGFIVSVMMVALVGLGGKPSAEDLEARKDLRRPDDTNWH
- a CDS encoding LssY C-terminal domain-containing protein; the encoded protein is MDPVQRSRVSLTAVLDEFFFVYAGLAAIWLAWLVLTETFSFGWFGILFLVAFWGLLAYLVLPRLHRILTTIYVPDYFIARTRTSDGLLGDPINLSARGSEAQLHRAMTQAGWILADPVTLRSSWLIITSTLTRRSYERAPVSPLLLFGRIQDFAYQQEVAGNPAKRHHVRFWRTPDGWLLPGGARVDWLAAGTFDRAVGFSLFTLQITHKIDADIDVERDHVVATVIGANDAAGVELLADFSTGYHSRNGGGDSIRTDGDLPILDLRGLPEGATRD